From Hydractinia symbiolongicarpus strain clone_291-10 chromosome 11, HSymV2.1, whole genome shotgun sequence, the proteins below share one genomic window:
- the LOC130614046 gene encoding uncharacterized protein LOC130614046, whose amino-acid sequence MCSNNMMIVIFVLLTACVSMSWQYSLNKLNNFDAQVKSTHDSSYPSSIFKYPICLTDSDCLFPWGKCVAPICMRMCKKTRPCSEHEFCYPKLGVCIPKLIRRRYTSKCDQESHCLLNEICDRGQCVSKKDKVPCEFRGQCKANEICVSGYCVKFFCTGKACFNVDNMCIVDSDCNGTDVCMKGKCLDPFPITCKLSTDCESHETCIFGFCKKIQCEKKSDCAEEEECLHRRCISLQKIILTKLCETNNHCFEGEECKSQKCVAMELVNRKQKTILFTTTNPVSLANQKTVKKASTNPTQALTNNKEILPKNFLCDCEKEENCVISDCFTKQKNGGTSKTATRASSVNLKAIIKELLKEEENKLLFEISNRKQLTENKEVKVFQRRLEETDERRNKNLKSKFNVGIKNFLPSAVSFLKESSTINDNLRKNTNTIKNDVVTTDKSIEQIVEYGENCINDGDCSNEKCCVLGVCVKTDDCLIHQHDKHTIAEVKDTLACLDNSQCSGDEVICHLGYCKPDTHELKQKEIHSTCSSENPCKRPHQACLLGACVDAFKINDFVPCTYNGTRCEDKNRICVMRACIFAT is encoded by the exons ATGTGTAGTAACAACATGATGATTGTAATATTTGTGTTACTAACGGCTTGTGTCAGTATGTCATGGCAATACTCTCTCAACAAGTTGAACAACTTCGACGCacaagtcaaaagtacacacg actCGAGTTACCCGTCGTCAATCTTCAAGTATCCTATTTGCTTAACCGATAGTGATTGCCTGTTTCCGTGGGGAAAATGCGTTGCGCCAATCTGTATGCGCATGTGCAAGAAAACACGTCCATGTTCAGAGCATGAATTTTGCTACCCAAAGTTAGGGGTTTGTATTCCAAAGTTAATCCGCAGAAGATACACTAGCAAGTGTGACCAGGAAAGTCATTGTTTACTTAACGAAATTTGTGATCGTGGTCAGTGTGTTAGCAAAAAAGataaagtaccgtgtgagtttCGCGGTCAATGCAAGGCAAATGAGATATGTGTTTCTGGGTACTGCGTAAAGTTTTTCTGCACTGGAAAAGCATGTTTTAATGTGGACAATATGTGCATAGTGGATTCGGATTGTAATGGCACCGATGTATGTATGAAGGGAAAATGTTTAGACCCATTTCCCATTACCTGCAAGTTGTCGACAGATTGTGAATCTCATGAAACATGCATCTTTGGATTTTGCAAGAAGATTCAATGTGAAAAAAAGTCAGATTGTGCAGAGGAAGAAGAGTGTCTCCATCGCAGATGCATATCcttgcaaaaaattattttgacaaaACTTTGTGAGACTAACAATCATTGTTTTGAAGGGGAAGAGTGTAAAAGTCAGAAATGTGTAGCGATGGAGCTGGTAAATAGGAAACAGAAGACAATTCTATTCACAACAACTAATCCAGTGTCGTTAGCCAATCAAAAAACGGTAAAGAAAGCTTCCACCAATCCCACACAAGCATTGACAAATAACAAGGAAATATTGCCTAAAAATTTTCTATGTGACTGCGAAAAAGAGGAAAACTGTGTTATAAGTGACtgttttacaaaacaaaaaaatggagGAACAAGCAAAACGGCAACGCGTGCGAGTAGTGTCAACTTAAAAGCTATTATCAAAGAATTATTAAAAGAAGAGGAAAACAAGTTATTATTTGAAATCTCGAATCGTAAGCAGTTGACAGAAAATAAGGAAGTAAAAGTGTTTCAACGCAGACTAGAAGAGACAGACGAAAGAAGAAATAAGAATCTAAAGAGTAAATTTAACGTaggaattaaaaactttttgccATCTGCTGTTTCTTTTCTAAAAGAGAGCAGTACCATCAACGACAATCTAAGAAAAAATACCAACACTATCAAAAATGACGTCGTTACGACGGACAAAAGCATCGAACAAATTGTTGAATACGGCGAAAACTGTATCAACGACGGTGACTGCTCTAATGAAAAATGTTGTGTTTTAGGAGTGTGCGTGAAGACTGATGACTGTTTAATACATCAACACGACAAACATACTATTGCTGAAGTAAAAGACACTCTGGCATGTCTGGACAACTCGCAGTGCTCTGGAGATGAAGTAATTTGCCATTTAGGATATTGCAAGCCCGACACACATGAACTAAAACAAAAGGAAATTCACAGTACTTGTTCTAGCGAGAATCCGTGTAAGCGGCCTCATCAAGCTTGTTTGCTTGGCGCATGCGTTGACGCTTTTAAAATTAATGATTTTGTACCGTGCACTTATAATGGCACTCGTTGTGAAGATAAAAATCGAATTTGTGTGATGAGAGCTTGTATATTTGCAACTTAA
- the LOC130614048 gene encoding uncharacterized protein LOC130614048, translating to MSAIIDSNSGRNFFFSDNSTGGKYCAGRFGSSGIRNRRDLFNVNCNIVRNKDGHYINSTKGLYGRLKRENRLLAAAEQTSFPSWLSMGGKDVSTLKRVHTLIQGARNDKTEPRVNYSNTQKSGKNRIGFHNSGENSSIPIPNSARRENQNRTNSVLSTENYRHALKRLGPKYVRSSSDSEVMLLFANRHSSIERNDINSDCEANFKSKSHKAQHSCNNCSSSKTKSRNNSTSRCKVKSPSHYKGKKQGTYMACYDPHITALKPKAQSRSRSLYLLNDELSKNKLRARLHNSINSKEKEDSITQFEVFLSKHDQHLESESNLSNLREGKNYLPTIKNGRKISIAKAYSFNGRQKTNDTADKTEYLAVPNQTSRSSENLSGNVTGSSDSESSVVSVKTSIHKQRAKQNYRKGITGDQKEYSRIRAHSSFEGASEKHLLSLERKYARARKFTSRSKCSISSDSSEDLLETTEIHEAVKKGDGAKLKELIASGGNVNACDEFGLPPFHYATINAQDDLIAILLIGGADIKEYFRKRRVKYFR from the coding sequence ATGTCTGCCATTATTGATTCCAACAGTGGTCGGAATTTTTTCTTCAGTGATAATTCAACGGGTGGTAAATATTGCGCAGGTCGGTTCGGTTCGAGTGGTATACGTAACAGACGAGACTTGTTTAACGTGAATTGCAATATTGTGCGAAATAAGGACGGTCATTACATAAACTCGACGAAAGGTTTGTATGGCCGTCTGAAGAGAGAAAATCGCTTGTTAGCTGCAGCCGAGCAAACCTCCTTTCCTTCTTGGCTATCGATGGGTGGAAAAGATGTTTCGACGTTAAAGCGAGTCCATACTTTAATTCAAGGAGCAAGAAATGACAAAACTGAACCCAGGGTGAACTACAGCAACACTCAAAAATCGGGGAAGAATCGCATCGGCTTTCATAATTCAGGTGAAAATTCAAGCATACCAATACCTAACTCTGCTCGCCGTGAAAATCAAAACAGAACAAATTCAGTATTATCAACAGAAAACTACCGACATGCACTGAAGAGACTGGGTCCAAAGTATGTTCGAAGTAGCAGTGACAGCGAGGTCATGCTGCTTTTTGCTAACAGACACAGTTCCATTGAAAGAAATGACATTAATAGCGACTGCGAAGcgaattttaaaagcaaatcaCACAAAGCGCAGCATAGTTGCAATAATTGCTCCAGTTCTAAAACAAAAAGCAGAAATAATTCTACATCGCGATGTAAAGTTAAAAGTCCCAGTCATTATAAAGGGAAAAAACAAGGAACCTATATGGCATGTTATGACCCTCATATTACTGCTTTAAAACCCAAGGCACAAAGTAGATCCAGGTCTCTATACTTGTTAAATGATGAACTGTCGAAAAATAAACTGCGAGCTCGTTTACACAACTCCATAAATAGTAAAGAGAAAGAGGACTCGATAACCCAGTTCGAAGTATTTTTATCTAAACATGATCAACATTTGGAATCAGAGTCAAACCTATCGAACTTACGAGAAGGTAAAAACTATTTACCAACCATAAAAAATGGTCGCAAGATAAGTATTGCCAAAGCTTATTCTTTTAATGGTCGACAAAAAACAAACGATACTGCCGACAAAACGGAATATTTAGCCGTGCCAAACCAGACAAGCCGTTCAAGCGAAAATTTATCAGGAAATGTGACTGGTTCATCGGATTCGGAAAGCAGTGTGGTCTCGGTAAAAACTTCAATACATAAACAAAGAGCGAAGCAAAATTATAGGAAAGGAATTACGGGTGACCAAAAGGAATACAGTCGGATTAGAGCCCATTCTTCTTTTGAAGGAGCCTCGGAAAAACATCTCCTAAGCTTAGAAAGAAAATACGCTCGAGCGCGGAAATTTACATCCAGAAGCAAATGTTCGATATCGTCAGATTCATCTGAAGACCTCTTAGAAACCACTGAAATCCACGAAGCAGTGAAAAAAGGTGATGGTGCGAAACTTAAAGAGTTGATCGCCAGTGGCGGGAATGTGAACGCTTGTGATGAGTTTGGTCTTCCACCATTTCATTACGCAACAATAAATGCGCAGGATGATCTCATAGCGATACTGTTGATTGGTGGAGCTGACATAAAAGAATATTTTCGAAAACGGCGTGTAAAATATTTTCGGTAA
- the LOC130614050 gene encoding acid-sensing ion channel 5-like: MYGATTEEKDHRQSSSDESDDEKIKLTKLKDGEKKESDSESDQRLDDYLKENKDKIKAKARDYGEGFSVIGLSKILYGHPIEKVFWLICLIVGISVAVWLLHTLVVKYTGHETYIDSSTIITSTNIFPTITFCKKRMRKSTFCGFGIAGSIQLSSLIWKSCERDNSSKVGTWSMSASSGSISWKNANYRVTCLSRNLCMNADISQEYLISTPGMGDDCFTWNYKGDYFNMRGEIELEIGISSRFFNKDRDVLEAIIHESKDYPLSQDNAVRLTPTLDYVLTFQKTVNIRMKAPFHSDCQKSDKRNIFPGKYSVTNCVDSLQCLDVLKQCGDTYDFCWKFIPKDIYEKYHSNKTIFDIYQCLREANISDYSASCRTPCNETEYHVTSSSYLLKKSSWSTSFTLTLKYQSPYVYKKVEEKELYHWEELFSEIGGTIGLMCGFSILSIAEIFVYLLLRCSSKFAK; this comes from the exons ATGTACGGAGCGACAACAGAAGAAAAAGATCACCGTCAAAGTTCATCTGACGAAAGTGAcgatgaaaaaataaagttgacAA AATTAAAAGATGGCGAAAAGAAAGAAAGCGATTCTGAAAGTGATCAAAGATTGGAcgattatttaaaagaaaacaaggacAAGATCAAGGCGAAAGCCAGAGATTATGGCGAAGGTTTCTCAGTGATTGGTTTATCTAAAATCTTGTATGGCCATCCCATTGAAAAGGTTTTCTGGTTGATTTGCTTAATCGTTGGTATATCCGTTGCAGTGTGGCTGCTCCATACTTTGGTTGTCAAATACACTGGGCATGAAACATACATCGACAGTAGTACCATTATCACATCCACAAATATATTTCCAACGATTACTTTCTGTAAAAAGCGCATGCGCAAGAGTACCTTTTGCGGCTTTGGTATCGCCGGTTCAATTCAACTGAGTAGCTTGATATGGAAATCTTGCGAAAGAGACAATTCCTCGAAAGTTGGAACGTGGTCTATGTCAGCTTCGTCTGGTTCTATAAGTTGGAAAAACGCGAACTACCGTGTCACGTGTCTGTCACGTAATTTATGCATGAATGCAGATATTAGTCAAGAATATCTTATTAGCACTCCCGGGATGGGCGACGATTGCTTTACGTGGAATTACAAGGGAGATTATTTTAACATGCGTGGTGAGATTGAGTTAGAAATTGGCATCAGCAGcagattttttaacaaagatagGGATGTTTTAGAAGCTATCATTCATGAGTCTAAAGATTACCCGCTCTCACAAGACAATGCAGTCCGTTTAACTCCAACGTTAGATTACGTTTTAACCTTCCAGAAAACAGTAAACATTCGAATGAAAGCTCCATTTCACTCCGACTGCCAAAAATCAGACAAAAGGAATATATTTCCTGGAAAGTACTCTGTTACGAATTGTGTAGATTCTCTCCAGTGCTTGGACGTGTTGAAACAATGCGGAGATACGTATGATTTTTGCTGGAAATTCATTCCGAAAGATATTTATGAGAAGTATCACAGCAACAAAACCATCTTCGACATTTATCAATGCTTGCGAGAAGCCAATATTTCAGATTACTCTGCGAGTTGTCGAACACCATGTAACGAAACAGAATATCACGTGACTTCTTCTAGCTACCTATTAAAGAAGTCATCATGGAGTACTAGTTTTACGCTAACACTGAAGTATCAAAGTCCGTATGTTTATAAGAAGGTTGAAGAAAAAGAGTTATATCACTGGGAGGAGTTGTTCAGTGAAATAGGAGGTACTATAGGCTTGATGTGTGGATTCTCTATCTTGTCAATCGCTGAAATATTCGTCTACCTGCTGTTACGGTGCTCGTCAAAGTTTGCGAAGTAA